GCAAGTTTTGCTAGAGAGTAAATCTTGAACATGCTCATCACCCAGAAGGTTTTTTGTCCCTGTGTAAAATGACACACGTTGGCCACACAATGGCAGCGATCATCTCACAAGGTGCACAACCACCGAGTCCCTACGTGGGGCGGTTGAAACTAACACAGTATTCAACTGTACCTCGGtcaaaaagtgaattaaaaaatgccTGAAGCCATGGGCTCCACGCTGATTCATTTTGGGGTCCCTCCAACACTTCATGTGATCGGCTTTACCCCGGTTCCCCGAAAGAAACCTGAACGGGCACGAGCAAAGCAATAGTTAAATTGCCACTATCCACTTCTCTGGGGGGCCCCTCAACGGGCCAGACACCGCGTTAAGCGCTTTTGCACGGTTTCTTACCTTGGGGACTGGTGAACATTTGCACCTTTCAGATCTCCGAGCTGGAGCTGAAATCTGGCTGTACCCTTACCCTAGGAACGTAGGGAGCCAACCACCGTCAGGAGCGTCTGTGGTTCCGTCACCAGCAGAAGTCACAGACATTTTCCCACTGAGGAGAACAAAGGCGGGAGAAATGTGGCTTCAATTACACCTTCTCACGACCTGCATCCACTGCTAGACGCCTGAGGCCCCCAGAACGGAGCTCAGAAAGGAACTCACCGCTGCCTTGCTGTCGCTGTtgtattgaaaacaaaaagcagccTTATCTTAACCACAGCCAGGCCCCCAAGGCCCTGTAGGCGCTGCATTCAGCGGACAGAAATTTCCTTAGAGAATCAGGTTATCTCTACCTTCCTGCCCTCTGCAAACCCAAAAACAGAGAACCCGTCACTCCTAGCAACCCCAGGGCATCTCTCCCTGTCCGCGGGTCCTGTCCCCGGGCGGTTATATACAATCACCTTTTGGCACCCAAGACGTCTCCAGACTTGTTTCTTGGCCGTTGGCTCACGACCCCCGaaccccgccccccaaccccggccAAACCCATCCAGGGGCTCGTACTTGAGACAGGATGCCCGTTATCTACACCGCAGGCCTCACTATCTCCAAGTCTCACGGACGGGACGGGCCCCGGGGGGCGGCGCCAGCACGGGAGGCTCTGAGCAAGAGAGGAGGAAACGTGGGAGACCAGCCCCGAGTCCTGAACATTCTGTCCCCCGGTTCCCAACCGGCGGTgaaacatgggggaggggggaacccaACCCCTCGGGGATGGCGgctgtcctctctgtctctgtctctctttgtctctgtctctctcgagcCGCTTGCTCTGGTGTCTCGAGATCGTACTTTTCCCTTTAATAAACTTTCCCGCTTGTGTGGCTGGTTGTGCTGCACGCGTGTCCTTGAATTTCTTGTGACAAGACCAGTACCCTTCGGGGACTCCTTGGGTGGGTCTTCCCAGTTCACcccaggggtgggtgggtgggtgggtggaggccccaggccccagggtctTCCCAGTTCACCCCGTAACAGAACTGGGAGGGACAGGGGTGGATCCAGGAAAATACGTTTCCCTCCTTCGGCTTTCTAGCTCTGCCAGGACCATTGACTCACTTTCGAGGGTCAGAAGTGTCATTCTGGAAAACTCTGGATCGCTCGTCTATTTGGTGTCAGACACCCACATGCTCAAAATATTCACAGACCAGGGTGTTAATTGAGGAATTTGCAGACAGGAAAAGTGGGCAGAGAGGTTTCAGGGCTGATATATTATTTCCTAATTTGCTCTCCCCGCTTAGAAATATTTGGCTAAGACCGTAGCCTCTTTGTAcagaaaaaagtaacaataaataaCCCTTTCTAATAAATTCCATATGACCACTTGATGAGGGAAACGAAGGCAAGAGAAATGCAGTTTAAATCTCCTTGCCGCTGGCAGCCGACTGCTAGATGTGCAGACCGTGACCTTGAGGACCTCATGGCCGCCCTGCtgccttaatgtttttgtttcattaaagacTAAAAGCAACCTTACCTTAGCAGCTCGCCCCTCAACGTCctgaaaccttgcttccaaattccttagagactgaCTTATCCTCACCCCCACTGACTTGAAAGTATGtaaccagtcactcctcacaaccccggGGGCAGCCCTCTCTGCCCCCGGGGTCCTGTCCCTTTGCTGtagtaaaatcacctttttcCACCAGAAAAcacctcaagaattctttctcagcCATTTGCTCATGAACCTCACTTTATAATTTTAGCACTGTGGCGCCCTTACGTGGGGCTTTGAGTTTTTTCATCTGGACTCTGAGCCCCAGCGCTAACTTGGTAATTCCGCtcccctttccttttatttcagggGCTTTTGGAGGAACAGTTTCATGTCAGTTGCTCAGGCTGCAGGCCTCCGGTGCCCGTGGCTCCTCCGCAGGGAGGAGAAAGGCTGCCTTTTGGCTGGAAGTTAGTACCCTGGCAGGAATGCTAAGACCAGAAACttgatgccctctctttattcctgtccttaCACCAAGTTGTCCGTCTTGGGCGTGGGACGGCCACCTAAGTCACCAGGACGGCTGCCACTCTTTAGACTCCCTTGTGAGGTTTCCTCCTCATTGGTCTAATGTGGGCCCCTCCAGATCCCTGGTCTAGCCGCCTCTGGCCCAGAGAACGCCACTCAGAGCCGGCCGAAACCAGTCCGTGCATGATTAAATTAGATCCCAACTGGGGACTGTTTCCTAGGGAAGTCGGCTGTAAGGACGACATGTGTTGGAATGTCTCTTAGACCCTGATGGGTTTCtgtctttcctatttttcatcAGGGCCCCTACTGACTACTGAAATTATCATTCCTGCAGGAAACCAAGCAAATAGACTGAGATACCCTATATCCAGCTGCGAATGGCCCTAAATCATGCCCCGGATTTTAAGCCCTCTTGTAAAATGTGTTTGGCCACTAACCAGGCTGATAAACTCCCTCCTGACACGCTGAGGACTGTCTAAACAGGCCTCCTCTGTAAGGAGCCCCTCCCGGGTAGTGGGTAGCGGGAGTTTTGTTTCATTCTCGCCCTAATAAATTTGGTGCCTGTGCCGCTCTTAACCTTGTTCGTGGGTTCCATCCTTCGGCTCCATCAGAACACgatcctgaatttttaaaaacgcAGTACATCCCCCTGGCATTTAGTGTCCTTTCATTACTACCTGTCTTCGCTGGAAACCACAACTGTTTAGCATGTGGATAGCTTGCATTTGATTGTTTTCTAGTGGTATCTTGGGCAATTTCCTTAATTTACTCAGAAACTGGATGGATTACATTTGAAATTTATACCGCTGATCTTTCCAACAATGAGGGGCTTTCTAACCCCCCGAGTTGTAGACCCGGGTCTTAATACGGATTTTACCACTCACTGTCTGACCTCAAGGCAAATTAATCTGTTTGTCTCAAGTGTCACTAAGTGTaaagtaaaatggggataataatattcaGCTCATAGGGTCATGGAAATAAACTTACGCATGGAAATCACTGGACAGTGTTTGGCAAACAGTGAGCACTTGAGAACTTccttactgtaaaaaaaaaaaaaaaaaaaaaaacctgctagaatttACTTGGTGATGCATTTAAATCATTCTTTGGATTCAACAatttattgaccacctactaTGCACCATGTTCTCTTAACCTCTTTGCAAATGTCATTGCTCTTTCTAGAAGGCTTGCTTTCCCCCACTCCTTCTTGCTTAAAGGACTTCTTGCTTGACTAactcctgttttcattttgttgcttaAGCGTCAAAACAACCCAGGACCCCTTCCTGCTCTGGCATCACCGTCAGGATCTTCTGCGGGATTAGCCCCACACCAGGCACGGTACCATGTGGTGACTTTACTGCATTTGACTTTGGACTCTGAGGACAGGGCATGTTTTTCTTCGGCCCCAATCTGTTGCTTggcaaagagaagacacagataCATGTTTGCTGGTTACCAGGCAAAATGAGGTGGGGACAGTCGAGCAGGGGGACAGTAAGGCAGCTTGCTAAAATAGTTTCCTGCTACTCAGTGACAGCCACTTAGCGGATCTTCCTCCTTTTGTCCGTCCCTTACAGCCTTTTGCCTGCCCACACCCCCCTCCACAACTCagattgtttttctctgtctgaaacTCTAACGGTATCCCATAATGTTCAGAGACACTCTTGTCCACCCTCTTTCCAATTCCTCTTCTGCTTCCTTGTTCTCCCTCAGCGAGCCAAACAGCCAAACACATTTTCACCTCCTGCTTGCATTTGCCGTTCCCTCTGCTGGAACGCTTTTCCCTCATGTGGACCTCTcttgttcctttatttctttaagtgttCCGCTCAGGCGTCATCCTCATCAGGGAGGACTTCCCTAACCACCCTATCTACATAGCACCCACTTTTAAGGCCCCTCGTCACATAAGTTTGGGTattttctacccctccccccaccagaatAGAAGCTTGGCGAAAGCCGCCTTTGTTTTGTTCGTTGTTGTGCCCCTAGCAACTTGGACAATGCCCAGCGTTAGAAAGAGTAAAAAAGGGAATAACATTGTGTAGAAGCAAAACTGTTTGCATATACACAACATATGGTTTACTTATGTAGAAAGCCCAAaagaatatacacacatattacaCGAATGAGAGTTCAGCAAAGATGCTGGATACGAAAATCAACTAGCTAGAAAATGCAGGAACTAAAAATATACcacaaaaatagcataaaaaagtATAAAGTCCCTAGGAAATATTAACAATAGAcatttatggagaaaattataaaactttattgaaagacacttaaaaaggttaaataaatgaagagctaCATCATGTTCAAGGGAAGACTCAACATTGTAATTAGTCTATGAATTCAATATAAATCCAATAAAAATtccagcatttttgttttgttttagaactggtcaatctaggggtgcctgggtggctcagtcggctaagcgtccgacgtcggctgaggtcacgatctcgcgattcgtgagttcgagccacacatcaggctccgtgctgacagctcagagcctggagcctgcttgggattctgtgtctccctctctctctgtccctcccccactcatcctctgtctctcaaaaatgaataaacattaaaaaacatttaaaaataaaaggcctgATCAATCTAAAAGTTGTAGCAAATCTAACTCTAAAAGCCGTTAGCAAACGGCTGAGAATGGCCACGATGCTCCCGAAGAAGACAAGTTTGGTGGAGATTTTATTTTGGAGCTGGAGGTGAGATCTGTCCTGAGATACCAAGACCTCTTTCTAAAAGCTGTAGTGCTCAGGACTATATTGCACTGCCGTGGGGTTGGGCAAACTGACCAGTGAGTCAGAAGAGCATCCACACCCGCCCTGCCccgcacccacccacccccaagagACTCCATTTTCGAAAGAGCTGGTGTTCCGGATCCACGGGAAGGAATGAACTCTTCAGAAAATGGTGCAGCGACGACCACTGCTTATCCACCTGGACAAAATATTACATGGAACTTCTATCTCGTACTTGGCGCGCCGATCAGTGCAGAGAAGACTGTGGACAAGTGTGAAACGTAAAACCCTGTTTAAGGTGCAGTAAAGAAGATCCCTAGGGCTGTGGGTAGGAAATGATCCCCCTCCCACCAGGCTAATATGTATTCAGCTTTTATAAGATACTTTTCAGGACCAGCCGCTTCCAGGAGGACACGGGTGACAATCGATCCACACAACACCCGACAACATtcaaactcccccccccccccaagtcaaCAGTCTTCTGTTGCTCTTCTGAAAAGGTGACATTCTCGGGAGGCGTGGATAGTTCGCATGAGGTACGTGAGATCTTTTCACGGGTCAACTCTGACGTGGGGGAGAGGAGCTAAAAAGTGCAGGATGGCCACTGGGATCGCCTGCCAACTACACACAGGAATCCTGGCTCTTTGGGGCAAGGCCATCTTGATGTTATGGCCAGAAGGCCTGAGTGTGATCACCCGACAGGAGGCTGGGGGTGCCAAGGCCGCGTCATGACTATTCCAGGAAGGCCAGTGCATGCTGCTCGCCTCGGGAGAGAAGCCGTGAGGTTTTGCTTCTCCGTGCCGGAAGGCTTCTGAGCCCGGGGGGCTGACACGAGACCCCTCCCGGGAACCAGGAATAATCTTCAACAGTGAGGACACAGGCGCCATCCCCCCCCATTTCAATCGGGCCCCGGAGACGTTCTGTCAGCGGGATTTGCGCTTTCCACGGGGGACAACAACAATGCGTCTTGTATGCCAACGGCGGAAGTCGGAAATAAGAGCCCAAGTTCTACACTTTTATAAAAGTTGATTGAAGACAGACAGTATCTCGAACAGCAGAGTCACTAGAAGGTGAGTTAGGAAAAAAGTACATTTCATTTGGCGTCCCCGCTGCCTTCTGCTTTCTGTGACGGGGCCGTGGAAGCGTCCGGGTTCTTCCCGGCCTTGTCCCCGGCCTTGTCCCCAACCCTGTCGCCCTctgctttcccctttctccccttgGGCCGCTTCTCGGCCTTCCTGGCAGCGGCCTTTGGAGGCCTGGCTTCCGGTTTTGGGGGAGCGGGTTTGGCAGACAGCCGCGCGGATCTCCTCTGCGGCTCACCCTTCACCTTGGCTTTGTCACCTTTAGCATCGCCTTTTGCCTTTCTCTTGGGCATGGTGGCGGGTGGCTTCGCCAGGCCAGGGAGGGCGGCGGCTTCTGCCTTCCTCACGCTGCTTCCGGGAAGATTTCTGTAACAAACACAAAGCGTGTAAGCCATTAcgggatggacggacagatggaacTACATTAGAATTCAAGGTTGACTGTATTAAAATGAAGAACTTGTAC
The nucleotide sequence above comes from Panthera tigris isolate Pti1 chromosome B2, P.tigris_Pti1_mat1.1, whole genome shotgun sequence. Encoded proteins:
- the HMGN4 gene encoding high mobility group nucleosome-binding domain-containing protein 4 isoform X2; translation: MPKRKAKGDAKGDKAKVKGEPQRRSARLSAKPAPPKPEARPPKAAARKAEKRPKGRKGKAEGDRVGDKAGDKAGKNPDASTAPSQKAEGSGDAK
- the HMGN4 gene encoding high mobility group nucleosome-binding domain-containing protein 4 isoform X1; this translates as MAADARNLPGSSVRKAEAAALPGLAKPPATMPKRKAKGDAKGDKAKVKGEPQRRSARLSAKPAPPKPEARPPKAAARKAEKRPKGRKGKAEGDRVGDKAGDKAGKNPDASTAPSQKAEGSGDAK